The Henckelia pumila isolate YLH828 chromosome 2, ASM3356847v2, whole genome shotgun sequence genome includes a window with the following:
- the LOC140884692 gene encoding 26S proteasome regulatory subunit 4 homolog B-like isoform X1: MDTRREGEEDHGAYLCSTEEFQVSKNIVELYAEKVNNRGCVPSHRPSPFDISYSVALLSGDKDQLEPGCAVLMHNKAFFLFGCTKFELWIQKNRALEQPREDKNLFPSLSIVPRLLFRFSNLEQLTDQGDL, translated from the exons G GCGAGAAGGGGAGGAGGATCATGGAGCTTACCTCTGTAGTACAGAGGAGTTTCAAGTTTCCAAGAACATCGTTGAGCTGTATGCTGAGAAGGTGAACAACAGGGGCTGTGTGCCATCGCACAGGCCGAGTCCCTTCGATATAAGCTACTCGGTGGCCTTGCTGTCAGGCG ATAAGGACCAGCTCGAACCTGGATGTGCTGTTCTCATGCACAATAAggcattttttttgtttggctGTACAAAGTTTGAactttggattcagaaaaacaGAG CTCTGGAACAACCGAGGGAAGACAAAAACTTGTTCCCTTCACTCAGTATAGTTCCAAGACTACTCTTCAGATTTTCAAACTTGGAGCAGCTTACAGATCAAG GGGACTTGTGA
- the LOC140884692 gene encoding 26S proteasome regulatory subunit 4 homolog B-like isoform X2 encodes MDTRREGEEDHGAYLCSTEEFQVSKNIVELYAEKVNNRGCVPSHRPSPFDISYSVALLSGDKDQLEPGCAVLMHNKAFFLFGCTKFELWIQKNRALEQPREDKNLFPSLSIVPRLLFRFSNLEQLTDQGLI; translated from the exons G GCGAGAAGGGGAGGAGGATCATGGAGCTTACCTCTGTAGTACAGAGGAGTTTCAAGTTTCCAAGAACATCGTTGAGCTGTATGCTGAGAAGGTGAACAACAGGGGCTGTGTGCCATCGCACAGGCCGAGTCCCTTCGATATAAGCTACTCGGTGGCCTTGCTGTCAGGCG ATAAGGACCAGCTCGAACCTGGATGTGCTGTTCTCATGCACAATAAggcattttttttgtttggctGTACAAAGTTTGAactttggattcagaaaaacaGAG CTCTGGAACAACCGAGGGAAGACAAAAACTTGTTCCCTTCACTCAGTATAGTTCCAAGACTACTCTTCAGATTTTCAAACTTGGAGCAGCTTACAGATCAAG GGCTTATCTAG
- the LOC140884692 gene encoding glycolate oxidase-like isoform X3: MEEVTNVTEYQAIAKAKLPKMVYGYYASRAEDQWTLVENKNDFTRILFRPRILIDVTKIDMSTAVLGFKISMPIMIAPTAMHKMAHPEAWEASFIELKKRLTSAPILTISSGTGDFVVYCDASHTRITLS; encoded by the exons ATGGAGGAGGTAACAAATGTAACCGAATACCAGGCTATAGCCAAGGCGAAGTTGCCAAAAATGGTGTATGGCTACTATGCATCACGTGCCGAGGACCAGTGGACTTTGGTTGAGAACAAAAATGATTTCACAAGAATTCT GTTTCGGCCGCGGATTCTCATTGATGTAACCAAGATTGACATGTCTACTGCTGTTTTGGGATTCAAGATTTCAATGCCCATCATGATTGCCCCAACTGCTATGCATAAAATGGCTCACCCCGAAG cttgggaggccagtttcattgagttgaaaAAGAGATTGACGAGTGCACCAATCTTGACGATttcttcaggtactggtgattttgttgtttattgtgatgcttctcacaccAGGATAACACTctcttga
- the LOC140879358 gene encoding uncharacterized protein, producing the protein MSKTFTHIFIDGPIARSVWHFFGAIFRVRIPITENFSLFLSSWKRGREWSSGGNVREFLPFVVFWFLWTARNDAKHRHLPSSTETVKFQILSYSRLAHSATVIKPRLWLGAMQAARKMGISVGLQRIHKTAIVRWLRPPPGSFKINVDGSLRGNPGESSVGGFVRDSSGMVLAIFSEFIGLGSNVRAELWANWRGILLCSDLSLFPLWIETDSQIAIQILRSRRCHWYLDHIVSRTRVLVRNRPVHFSHIFREGNSVADALAWQAHDHRQCLLEIGVPLTTPINALAHSDLSGLPYLRSRFT; encoded by the coding sequence ATGTCGAAGACATTCACGCACATTTTCATTGATGGTCCCATCGCCCGCTCTGTGTGGCATTTCTTTGGGGCTATCTTCAGAGTTCGCATCCCTATCACTGAGAACTTCAGTTTGTTTCTTAGTTCTTGGAAAAGGGGTCGCGAGTGGTCTTCGGGGGGTAATGTGAGGGAATTCCTTCCTTTTGTCGTGTTTTGGTTCCTTTGGACTGCACGCAATGATGCTAAGCACCGTCACTTACCCTCCTCTACGGAGACGGTTAAGTTCCAAATTTTGTCTTATTCAAGACTTGCCCATTCCGCAACTGTTATCAAGCCCCGTCTTTGGCTGGGGGCTATGCAGGCTGCGAGGAAGATGGGCATCTCGGTCGGCCTCCAACGGATTCACAAGACTGCCATCGTCCGTTGGTTGAGGCCTCCTCCTGGGTCCTTCAAGATCAATGTGGATGGGAGCTTGAGAGGTAACCCTGGTGAGTCGTCTGTGGGAGGGTTTGTCCGGGATTCTTCTGGTATGGTCTTGGCGATTTTTAGTGAGTTCATTGGTTTGGGGTCCAATGTCCGTGCAGAACTTTGGGCGAATTGGAGGGGTATTCTTCTCTGTTCTGACCTTAGCCTTTTTCCCCTTTGGATTGAGACCGATTCCCAGATTGCCATTCAGATTCTTAGATCTCGGAGATGTCATTGGTATTTGGATCATATTGTTTCGAGGACGCGTGTTCTGGTGCGGAATAGGCCGGTTCATTTCTCGCATATCTTTCGGGAAGGTAATTCGGTTGCGGATGCGTTGGCGTGGCAGGCTCATGATCATAGGCAGTGTTTGTTGGAGATTGGTGTTCCTTTAACCACTCCCATCAATGCTTTGGCCCATTCTGATTTATCCGGGCTCCCCTACCTTAGATCTAGGTTCACCTAG